The following proteins are co-located in the Paraburkholderia phytofirmans PsJN genome:
- the fliD gene encoding flagellar filament capping protein FliD, with translation MSSITSSVNSATANAQSQVQQAAQSIISGSTGNSSMDVASLVSVLVNAKTAGQAASLQARQTSDNTTLSAYGALTSALSALQAAIKNLSDGTTLSTFAATASGKGLDPKAGPGAVAGSYAIDVTQIASSQSLASAAFGATTKLGTGTLTISVGGKPMDVSIDSTNNTLSGIASAINKASNNPGVTATIVTGTGGAHLVLRSATTGSGNTINVATSNVQNDAGLSSLGVTSTPGANGGASTIVSSDAGNAWRQSEVAQDALVTIGGIAARSANNAVTDAIDGVTLNLSAASVGSPQTLTIAPDTTAQNTAITNFANLYNTVVTTIGKLSSYDKSSKTGGALLGDSTLLTVKNALASIIAGGVGKGTSVVSLGHIGITLKGDPADGTLVVDNAKLTTALNSSPAQVSALFNSTDGVGAKLNKSIDEFTRTGGIIDTRNNALNADLKSVTAQQTKLSDYATQLTKQYQSQFTALNTLMATMNNNSAYLTALFGGSKSAGALATNK, from the coding sequence ATGTCCAGCATCACTTCCTCGGTGAATAGCGCGACGGCCAACGCGCAAAGCCAGGTGCAGCAAGCGGCGCAATCCATTATCAGCGGTTCGACCGGCAATTCGTCGATGGATGTGGCGAGCTTGGTCTCGGTGCTCGTCAACGCCAAAACGGCGGGTCAGGCGGCGTCGTTGCAGGCCCGGCAGACTAGCGACAACACGACATTGTCCGCGTACGGCGCGCTCACTTCGGCGTTGTCCGCCTTGCAGGCGGCGATTAAAAATCTGTCGGACGGCACCACCTTGTCCACCTTCGCGGCCACCGCGAGCGGCAAGGGCCTCGACCCGAAAGCGGGCCCCGGCGCGGTGGCCGGCAGCTATGCGATCGACGTGACGCAGATCGCCTCGTCGCAGAGCCTGGCGTCGGCGGCGTTCGGCGCGACGACGAAACTCGGCACCGGCACGTTGACGATCTCGGTCGGCGGCAAGCCGATGGACGTCTCCATCGACAGCACCAACAACACGTTGAGCGGCATCGCCAGCGCGATCAACAAGGCGTCCAACAATCCGGGCGTGACTGCGACGATCGTGACCGGCACCGGCGGCGCTCACCTCGTGCTGCGCTCGGCCACCACCGGCTCGGGCAACACGATCAACGTGGCCACCAGCAACGTACAGAACGACGCGGGCCTGTCGAGCCTCGGCGTGACTTCGACACCCGGCGCGAACGGCGGAGCGTCCACGATCGTGTCGTCGGATGCCGGCAATGCGTGGCGTCAGAGCGAAGTGGCGCAGGACGCGTTGGTGACCATCGGCGGGATCGCGGCGCGCAGTGCCAACAATGCCGTGACCGATGCGATTGACGGCGTCACGCTGAATCTGTCGGCCGCGTCGGTCGGCAGTCCGCAAACGCTGACGATCGCGCCCGACACCACCGCGCAGAACACGGCCATCACAAACTTCGCCAACCTGTACAACACGGTGGTCACCACGATCGGCAAGTTGTCCTCGTACGACAAATCGTCGAAGACGGGCGGTGCACTGCTTGGAGACTCGACGCTGCTGACGGTGAAGAATGCGTTGGCGTCGATCATCGCCGGCGGCGTGGGTAAGGGCACTTCCGTAGTGAGCCTCGGGCACATCGGCATCACGCTGAAGGGCGATCCCGCGGACGGCACGCTGGTCGTCGACAACGCCAAACTGACGACAGCGCTCAATAGCAGCCCAGCGCAAGTTTCCGCGCTGTTCAACTCGACCGACGGCGTCGGCGCCAAACTGAACAAGAGCATCGACGAGTTCACGCGGACGGGCGGCATCATCGACACGCGCAACAACGCGCTCAACGCCGACCTGAAAAGCGTCACCGCGCAGCAGACCAAGCTGAGCGACTACGCCACGCAATTGACGAAGCAGTATCAGAGCCAATTCACCGCGCTGAACACGTTGATGGCGACCATGAACAACAACTCGGCCTATCTGACGGCGCTATTCGGCGGCTCAAAGAGCGCGGGCGCGCTGGCGACCAACAAGTAG
- a CDS encoding DNA translocase FtsK, with the protein MAKAPYSASAQALPHRMSRLFTEIRWILQVALGVFLLMALVSYSRRDPSWTHAAQVDHIANWAGRVGAWTSDILLLLFGLSAYWWIVLLGRHISANYKRITRHEEEQEDAPRESWLADAFAFMLVLLACDGIEALRMWSLKVQLPRAPGGVIGEAVARGVSHALGFTGGTLALLIVLGIGLSLYFRFSWLSVSEKVGESIISAVTFAKLRREADRDRKLGEAAAVKREGKVEKGRVRIEEHEPVMIVPPVVTPAKSERVEKERQVPLFTDLPGDSTLPPISLLDAAPAAQETISADTLEFTSRLIEKKLKDFGVEVSVVAAYPGPVVTRYEIEPATGVKGSQIVGLAKDLARSLSLVSIRVVETIPGKNFMALELPNQRRQTVSLSEILGSAVYADAASPLTMGLGKDIGGKPVCADLAKMPHLLVAGTTGSGKSVGINAMILSLLYKASAEQVRMILIDPKMLEMSVYEGIPHLLCPVVTDMRQAGHALNWAVAEMERRYKLMSKLGVRNLAGYNNKIDEAAKREEKLPNPFSLTPDDPEPLTRLPNIVVVIDELADLMMVVGKKVEELIARIAQKARAAGIHLILATQRPSVDVITGLIKANVPTRMAFQVSSKIDSRTILDQQGAESLLGMGDMLYLPPGSGLPVRVHGAFVSDEEVHRVVDKLKEQGEPNYIEGILEGGVTGEGDEGSAGAGGTGSGDGESDPLYDQAVDVVLKNRRASISLVQRHLRIGYNRAARLLEQMENSGVVSAMSSNGNREILAPAREAE; encoded by the coding sequence ATGGCAAAAGCTCCCTATTCCGCGAGCGCGCAGGCATTGCCGCACCGCATGTCGCGCCTTTTCACCGAAATCCGCTGGATCCTGCAGGTGGCGCTTGGCGTTTTCCTGCTCATGGCGCTCGTCAGCTACAGCCGCCGCGATCCGAGTTGGACCCATGCCGCGCAGGTCGACCATATCGCCAACTGGGCGGGCCGCGTCGGCGCGTGGACGTCCGACATTCTGCTGCTGCTGTTCGGCCTGTCCGCCTACTGGTGGATCGTGCTGCTCGGCCGCCATATCTCCGCGAACTACAAGCGCATCACCCGTCACGAGGAAGAGCAGGAAGACGCGCCGCGCGAAAGCTGGCTTGCCGACGCGTTCGCTTTCATGCTGGTCCTGCTGGCCTGCGACGGCATCGAAGCACTGCGCATGTGGTCGCTGAAAGTGCAGTTGCCACGCGCGCCGGGCGGCGTGATCGGCGAGGCGGTTGCGCGCGGCGTGTCGCATGCACTGGGTTTCACGGGCGGCACGCTGGCGCTTTTGATCGTGCTCGGTATCGGTTTGTCGCTGTATTTCCGTTTTTCGTGGCTTTCGGTGTCGGAGAAGGTCGGCGAATCGATCATCTCCGCGGTGACGTTTGCCAAGCTGCGCCGTGAGGCCGACCGTGACCGCAAGCTGGGCGAAGCGGCTGCGGTCAAGCGCGAGGGCAAGGTCGAGAAGGGCCGCGTGCGGATCGAGGAACACGAGCCGGTCATGATCGTGCCGCCGGTCGTCACGCCGGCCAAGTCGGAGCGCGTCGAGAAGGAGCGGCAAGTGCCGCTCTTCACAGACCTGCCGGGCGATTCCACCTTGCCGCCTATTTCGCTGCTCGATGCCGCGCCCGCCGCGCAGGAAACCATCTCGGCGGATACGCTGGAATTCACCTCGCGGCTGATCGAGAAAAAGCTCAAGGACTTCGGCGTCGAAGTGAGCGTGGTCGCGGCGTATCCCGGCCCAGTGGTCACGCGTTATGAGATCGAGCCGGCTACCGGCGTGAAGGGCAGCCAGATCGTGGGTCTTGCCAAGGACCTCGCGCGTTCGCTGTCGCTCGTGTCGATTCGCGTGGTCGAAACCATTCCGGGCAAGAATTTCATGGCGCTGGAATTGCCGAACCAGCGTCGTCAGACCGTGAGTCTCTCCGAGATTCTTGGCTCGGCGGTTTATGCGGATGCGGCGTCGCCGCTCACCATGGGCCTCGGTAAAGACATCGGCGGCAAGCCGGTGTGCGCCGATCTCGCGAAGATGCCGCACTTGCTGGTGGCGGGTACGACGGGCTCGGGCAAGTCGGTCGGTATCAACGCGATGATCCTGTCGCTGCTCTACAAGGCGAGCGCGGAGCAGGTCCGCATGATCCTGATCGATCCGAAGATGCTCGAAATGAGCGTGTACGAAGGCATTCCGCATCTGCTGTGTCCGGTGGTGACGGACATGCGCCAGGCCGGTCACGCGCTCAACTGGGCGGTGGCCGAGATGGAACGCCGCTACAAACTCATGAGCAAGCTCGGCGTTCGTAACCTCGCCGGCTACAACAACAAGATCGACGAAGCCGCCAAACGGGAAGAAAAACTGCCGAATCCGTTCAGCCTCACGCCAGACGATCCGGAGCCGCTCACGCGTCTGCCGAACATCGTCGTGGTGATCGACGAACTGGCCGACCTGATGATGGTGGTCGGCAAGAAGGTGGAAGAGTTGATCGCGCGGATCGCACAGAAAGCGCGTGCGGCCGGCATTCACCTGATTCTCGCGACGCAGCGTCCGTCGGTGGATGTGATCACCGGCCTCATCAAGGCCAACGTGCCAACGCGGATGGCTTTCCAGGTGTCGTCCAAGATCGACTCGCGCACGATTCTCGACCAGCAGGGCGCGGAGTCGCTGCTCGGCATGGGTGACATGCTGTATCTGCCGCCGGGCAGCGGCTTGCCGGTGCGCGTGCACGGCGCGTTCGTGTCGGACGAGGAAGTGCACCGCGTCGTCGACAAACTCAAGGAACAGGGCGAGCCGAACTACATCGAGGGCATTCTCGAAGGCGGCGTGACGGGCGAGGGCGACGAAGGCTCCGCGGGCGCCGGAGGAACCGGATCGGGTGACGGCGAGTCGGACCCGTTATACGACCAGGCGGTCGATGTGGTGCTGAAGAATCGCCGTGCGTCGATCTCGCTGGTGCAACGGCATTTGCGCATCGGCTATAACCGCGCGGCCCGCCTGCTCGAGCAGATGGAAAACTCGGGCGTGGTGTCGGCGATGTCGTCGAACGGCAATCGCGAGATTCTGGCGCCGGCGCGGGAAGCGGAATAG
- a CDS encoding LysR family transcriptional regulator — protein sequence MDRFEAMEIFTRVVEANSFTKVSESLDLPRAKVSRTIQALEEHVGVRLLNRSTRQVSVTEDGALFYERCVRILAEVTDAESSLSNKRENPAGTIRVDTSGTLARALLLPALDDFYRQYPEIDVRLGLADRNIDLIQDGVDCVIRMGTPEESSLVARRIGQARIVTCASPAYLEKYGEPTTLEELSEHRAVNYVSARTGRTFPFEYQVDGEIAKVSLKSVLAVNDGSVYIGAAALGHGIIQPSRFMVADLIAQGALKEILTGYTSPGTPLSVLYAHRRNLSSRLRAFIEWVTELARNNPDLRITEQ from the coding sequence ATGGACCGTTTCGAAGCCATGGAGATATTTACGCGTGTGGTCGAGGCGAACAGCTTCACCAAAGTATCCGAGTCGCTCGACCTGCCCCGCGCCAAAGTCAGCCGTACCATCCAGGCGCTGGAGGAACACGTCGGCGTGCGTCTGCTGAATCGTTCGACGCGCCAGGTCAGCGTCACCGAAGACGGCGCGCTGTTCTACGAGCGCTGCGTGCGCATCCTCGCCGAAGTGACCGACGCCGAATCGTCGCTGTCGAACAAGCGCGAAAATCCGGCGGGCACGATCCGCGTGGATACGTCCGGCACGTTGGCGCGCGCGCTGCTGCTGCCCGCGCTCGACGATTTCTACCGGCAATACCCCGAGATCGACGTACGGCTCGGCCTCGCCGACCGCAACATCGATCTGATTCAGGACGGCGTGGATTGCGTGATCCGCATGGGCACGCCGGAAGAGTCGAGTCTCGTCGCGCGGCGGATCGGTCAGGCGCGAATCGTCACGTGCGCGTCGCCGGCGTATCTGGAGAAATACGGCGAGCCGACCACGCTCGAGGAATTGAGCGAGCACCGTGCGGTCAACTACGTGTCGGCGCGCACCGGCAGAACGTTCCCGTTCGAATACCAGGTGGATGGCGAGATCGCCAAAGTGTCGCTGAAGAGCGTACTCGCGGTGAACGACGGCTCGGTCTATATCGGTGCGGCCGCGCTCGGGCACGGCATTATTCAGCCGTCGCGCTTCATGGTCGCCGACCTGATCGCGCAAGGCGCGCTGAAGGAAATTCTCACCGGCTACACGAGCCCCGGCACGCCGCTTTCGGTGCTCTACGCGCATCGCCGCAATCTGAGTTCGCGGCTGCGTGCTTTCATTGAGTGGGTGACCGAACTGGCGCGCAACAATCCGGATCTGCGCATTACCGAGCAGTAA
- a CDS encoding LysR family transcriptional regulator, whose product MFSQLTDLDLRLIRVFLAIVDAGGVSPAQATLNVGQSTISTQLATLETRLGYRLCERGRGGFSLTARGEQFIDAARALLSAVDTFGMQARNVGRKLVGTLDIGMIGHTPVSASARISDAIGRFRARDQSVRFSILVRSPGELEELLLNGRIQIGIGYFWHRVPSLEYTEVFAEDQFAYCAKGHPLFAQAGDVPPAEAAQHEWAWRSYPLPEAESSTTPQNVTAVADNMEAVAMLVLSGHHLGYLPGHFAAPFVKQGLLAALNPAQMRYRVAFHMVTRARQHRTDIVEAFIDDMKAAHPVQVLEVDE is encoded by the coding sequence ATGTTCTCCCAACTCACCGATCTCGACCTGCGGCTGATCCGCGTATTTCTCGCCATTGTCGATGCGGGCGGCGTCTCGCCGGCCCAAGCAACGCTCAACGTCGGCCAGTCGACCATCAGCACGCAACTCGCCACGCTGGAAACCCGCCTCGGCTACCGGCTGTGCGAACGTGGCCGCGGCGGCTTCAGCCTGACGGCGCGCGGCGAGCAGTTCATCGACGCGGCGCGCGCCCTGCTGTCGGCCGTCGATACCTTCGGCATGCAGGCGCGCAACGTCGGCCGCAAGCTGGTCGGCACGCTCGATATCGGAATGATAGGCCACACACCGGTGTCGGCGAGCGCGCGTATCAGCGACGCGATCGGCCGGTTCCGGGCGCGCGATCAGTCGGTGCGGTTTTCGATTCTGGTGCGCTCGCCGGGCGAACTGGAGGAGTTGCTGCTGAACGGGCGGATTCAGATCGGCATCGGCTATTTCTGGCATCGCGTGCCGTCGCTCGAATATACCGAGGTGTTCGCGGAAGACCAGTTCGCGTATTGCGCGAAAGGTCACCCGCTGTTCGCACAAGCGGGCGATGTCCCGCCCGCCGAAGCCGCGCAGCACGAATGGGCGTGGCGCAGTTATCCGCTACCCGAAGCCGAAAGTTCGACCACGCCGCAGAACGTCACCGCCGTCGCGGACAACATGGAAGCGGTCGCAATGCTGGTGCTCTCCGGGCATCACCTCGGCTATCTGCCGGGGCATTTCGCGGCGCCGTTCGTCAAGCAAGGGCTGCTCGCCGCGCTGAATCCTGCGCAGATGCGTTACCGCGTCGCGTTTCATATGGTCACGCGGGCGCGGCAGCATCGAACGGATATCGTCGAAGCGTTTATCGACGATATGAAGGCCGCGCATCCGGTGCAGGTGCTGGAAGTGGACGAATAG
- the trxB gene encoding thioredoxin-disulfide reductase, translating to MPATSTKHAKVLILGSGPAGYTAAVYAARANLAPVLVTGLAQGGQLMTTTDVENWPADPNGVQGPELMTRFLEHAERFNTEIIFDHIHTAKLDEKPIRLIGDSGEYTCDSLIISTGASAQYLGLPSEEAFMGKGVSACATCDGFFYKQQHVAVIGGGNTAVEEALYLSGIARKVTVIHRRDKFRAEPILIDRLLAKEKEGLVEIKWDSTLDEVTGDQSGVTGLRIKNTKTGATEDIALQGIFVAIGHKPNTDIFAGQLEMKNGYIITKGGLNGFATATSVAGVFAAGDVQDHVYRQAITSAGTGCMAALDAQRYLETIDEMAGEHAMSQEAER from the coding sequence ATGCCTGCAACTTCCACGAAACACGCCAAGGTTCTGATTCTCGGTTCCGGTCCCGCCGGCTACACGGCCGCGGTGTACGCGGCGCGCGCCAACCTTGCGCCGGTGCTCGTCACGGGTCTGGCTCAAGGCGGTCAGCTCATGACCACGACCGACGTCGAAAACTGGCCGGCGGACCCCAACGGCGTGCAAGGCCCGGAACTGATGACGCGCTTCCTGGAGCACGCCGAGCGCTTCAACACCGAAATCATTTTCGACCACATCCATACGGCCAAGCTGGATGAGAAGCCGATTCGCCTGATCGGCGACTCGGGCGAATACACCTGCGACTCGCTGATCATCTCGACCGGCGCATCGGCGCAGTATCTCGGCCTGCCGTCGGAAGAAGCGTTCATGGGCAAGGGCGTGTCGGCTTGCGCCACCTGCGACGGCTTCTTCTACAAGCAACAACATGTGGCCGTGATCGGCGGCGGCAATACCGCGGTCGAGGAAGCGCTCTATCTGTCCGGCATCGCCAGGAAGGTGACGGTGATCCATCGCCGCGACAAGTTCCGCGCCGAGCCGATCCTGATCGACCGTTTGCTGGCGAAGGAAAAGGAAGGCCTGGTCGAGATCAAGTGGGACAGCACGCTCGACGAAGTCACCGGCGACCAGTCCGGCGTAACCGGTCTGCGTATCAAGAACACGAAAACGGGTGCCACCGAAGACATCGCGCTGCAAGGTATTTTCGTCGCGATCGGCCATAAGCCGAACACGGACATTTTCGCGGGCCAACTGGAGATGAAGAACGGCTACATCATCACCAAGGGCGGCCTGAACGGTTTTGCTACGGCGACCAGCGTAGCCGGCGTGTTCGCTGCGGGCGACGTGCAGGATCACGTGTACCGTCAGGCAATCACCAGCGCCGGCACGGGTTGTATGGCCGCGCTCGACGCGCAACGCTATCTGGAAACCATCGACGAGATGGCCGGCGAGCACGCAATGAGCCAGGAAGCCGAGCGTTAA
- a CDS encoding trimeric intracellular cation channel family protein: MHPRLTLALTIMEALAIFAYAISGFIEARTRRLDAVGTFLVAIATAFGGGTLRDVLLERRPFYWVEHQGYLIAIFVMSLFAPTLLKMTSRLFSERVLLVADAIGLGLFSIGGTSIAHDAQMPWFTSVMMGVLTGVFGGVIRDVLCNEVPLILRDSRPYATCAFVGCWLYVLLDYIEFDTVYSVLIATAFILLARLLTFRFNVRLPH, translated from the coding sequence ATCCATCCGAGGCTTACCCTCGCGCTGACCATCATGGAGGCGCTGGCGATTTTCGCGTACGCCATTTCCGGTTTCATCGAAGCCAGAACCCGCCGGCTCGACGCCGTGGGCACGTTTCTGGTCGCGATCGCCACGGCCTTCGGCGGCGGCACGTTGCGCGACGTGCTGCTGGAGCGACGGCCCTTCTACTGGGTCGAGCATCAAGGTTATCTGATCGCGATCTTCGTGATGTCGCTGTTCGCGCCGACTCTTCTGAAAATGACCTCGCGGCTCTTTTCCGAGCGGGTTCTGCTGGTGGCGGATGCGATCGGGCTGGGGCTGTTCAGCATAGGAGGCACGTCGATCGCGCACGATGCGCAAATGCCGTGGTTCACCTCGGTGATGATGGGCGTGCTGACGGGCGTTTTCGGCGGCGTGATCCGCGATGTGTTGTGCAACGAAGTGCCGCTGATCCTGCGCGACTCGCGGCCGTACGCCACGTGTGCGTTCGTGGGCTGCTGGCTGTATGTGCTGCTGGATTACATCGAATTCGACACGGTCTATAGCGTGCTGATCGCCACCGCCTTCATCCTGCTCGCACGGCTCCTGACATTCCGGTTCAATGTGCGCTTGCCGCATTGA
- a CDS encoding glutathione S-transferase family protein has protein sequence MPLKLYAHPFSSYCQKALTALYENATPFELRLLAHDDPEVMAEFAALWPIKRFPVLVDGSRTVMEASVIIEYLGLYHPGPVSLLPADARAALEVRSMDRFFDNYISTPQQKIVYDSMRPEAERDPHAVADARAMLDTAYGWLDKVMAEREWAAGDAFSLADCGAAPFLFYADWTHAIGPAFPHVRAYRKRLLARPSFARAVDEARPYRAYFPLGAPDRD, from the coding sequence ATGCCCCTGAAGCTTTACGCCCATCCCTTCTCCTCCTACTGCCAAAAGGCGTTGACCGCGCTCTACGAAAACGCCACGCCGTTCGAGTTGCGCCTGCTGGCGCACGACGACCCGGAAGTCATGGCCGAATTCGCCGCGCTGTGGCCGATCAAGCGCTTTCCGGTGCTGGTCGACGGCAGCCGGACCGTCATGGAGGCGAGCGTCATCATCGAGTATCTGGGCCTGTACCACCCCGGCCCGGTGTCGCTGCTGCCGGCCGACGCCCGCGCCGCGCTGGAAGTGCGCAGCATGGACCGCTTCTTCGACAACTACATCTCGACGCCGCAGCAAAAGATCGTCTACGACAGCATGCGTCCCGAGGCGGAGCGCGACCCGCACGCCGTCGCCGATGCGCGCGCCATGCTCGACACCGCGTACGGCTGGCTGGACAAGGTGATGGCGGAGCGCGAATGGGCCGCCGGCGACGCCTTCAGTCTCGCCGATTGCGGCGCGGCGCCGTTCCTGTTTTACGCCGACTGGACGCACGCCATCGGCCCGGCGTTCCCGCACGTGCGCGCCTACCGCAAGCGCCTGCTGGCGCGGCCGTCGTTTGCCCGCGCGGTGGACGAAGCGCGCCCGTATCGCGCGTACTTCCCACTTGGCGCGCCGGACCGTGATTAA
- a CDS encoding Smr/MutS family protein, producing MPKNQPHPSEPKRARAVARPAPEPAAPTDKPRLDPAAGLAGLGALRDALKVDTQRRERERVAAAAAQREASADADLFRREIGAVAPLAVPPRATLPRNPPPPLPVQTKLDEEAVLHEAISDEFDPEILLETDETLSYCRPGMSQEVVRKLRRGDWIVQAQIDLHGMRREEAREALAEFIRESVKRGLRCLRVIHGKGLGSIGKEPVLKGKVRAWLVQKSEVIAFCQARPHDGGAGAVVVLLQPGALPAHPKA from the coding sequence ATGCCGAAGAACCAGCCCCATCCGAGCGAACCGAAGCGCGCGCGCGCCGTCGCGCGGCCCGCGCCCGAACCGGCTGCTCCCACCGACAAACCGAGGCTCGATCCGGCGGCCGGCCTCGCCGGCCTCGGCGCATTGCGTGACGCGCTCAAAGTCGACACGCAACGGCGCGAACGCGAACGGGTAGCTGCCGCTGCCGCGCAGCGCGAAGCCTCGGCAGACGCCGATCTGTTCCGCCGCGAGATCGGCGCGGTTGCACCGCTGGCCGTGCCGCCGCGCGCCACGCTGCCGCGCAATCCTCCGCCGCCGCTCCCGGTGCAAACCAAACTCGACGAAGAAGCCGTGCTCCACGAAGCGATCTCCGACGAGTTCGACCCGGAAATCCTCCTCGAAACCGACGAGACGCTGTCCTACTGCCGCCCCGGCATGAGTCAGGAAGTCGTGCGCAAACTGCGGCGCGGCGACTGGATCGTGCAGGCGCAAATCGACCTGCACGGCATGCGGCGCGAGGAGGCGCGCGAGGCGCTGGCGGAGTTCATCCGCGAGTCGGTGAAGCGCGGCTTGCGGTGTTTGCGCGTGATTCACGGCAAGGGCCTGGGATCGATCGGCAAGGAACCGGTACTGAAGGGCAAAGTTCGCGCGTGGCTCGTGCAGAAGTCCGAGGTCATCGCGTTCTGTCAGGCGCGTCCGCATGACGGCGGCGCCGGCGCGGTGGTCGTGCTGTTGCAGCCTGGCGCACTGCCGGCTCACCCCAAAGCCTGA
- a CDS encoding ABC transporter ATP-binding protein: MASLSIRDVYKTYPNGVPVLKGVNIDIEDGQFLILVGGSGCGKSTLLNMIAGLETVTKGEIQIDGKTVNNLSPKDRDIAMVFQSYALYPSMTVRENISFGLNIRKVPKNEQTQIVDRVSNTLQITHLLDRKPGQLSGGQRQRVAMGRALARDPVMFLFDEPLSNLDAKLRIEMRSEIKLLHQRLGTTIVYVTHDQIEAMTLGDRIAVMKDGIVQQFGAPQEIYDSPSNLFVAGFIGAPPMNFIQGKLVEQGAGVALELDTGVARTALNLPFDSAKVRSHVGREVILGLRPERITDARGAHGDNAKLQPIEVKVDVIEPTGPDTLVFAQVNGKRIVSRVHPASNPQPLANTTLLFDTSKAVLFDPSNEERIA; this comes from the coding sequence ATGGCAAGCCTTTCCATCCGTGACGTGTACAAGACTTACCCGAACGGGGTGCCGGTCCTGAAGGGTGTCAACATCGACATCGAAGACGGCCAGTTCCTGATTCTGGTCGGCGGTTCGGGCTGCGGCAAGTCGACGCTGCTCAATATGATTGCCGGCCTCGAAACCGTGACCAAGGGCGAGATCCAGATCGACGGCAAGACGGTGAACAACCTGTCGCCGAAAGATCGCGATATCGCGATGGTGTTCCAGTCGTATGCGCTGTATCCGTCCATGACGGTGCGCGAGAACATCTCGTTCGGCCTGAACATCCGCAAGGTGCCGAAGAACGAGCAGACGCAGATCGTCGACCGCGTGTCGAACACGCTGCAGATCACGCACCTGCTCGACCGCAAGCCGGGTCAACTGTCCGGCGGCCAGCGTCAGCGTGTGGCCATGGGCCGTGCTCTGGCGCGCGATCCGGTCATGTTCCTGTTCGACGAACCGCTGTCAAACCTCGACGCGAAGCTGCGTATCGAGATGCGTTCGGAAATCAAGCTGCTGCATCAACGCCTCGGCACGACGATCGTCTACGTGACGCACGATCAGATCGAAGCAATGACGCTCGGCGACCGCATCGCGGTCATGAAAGACGGCATCGTGCAGCAGTTCGGCGCACCGCAGGAAATCTACGACTCGCCGTCGAATCTGTTCGTGGCCGGCTTCATCGGCGCGCCGCCGATGAACTTCATCCAGGGCAAGCTGGTCGAGCAGGGCGCGGGCGTCGCGCTCGAACTGGATACGGGTGTCGCACGCACGGCGTTGAATTTGCCGTTCGACTCGGCGAAGGTGAGGTCGCATGTCGGCCGTGAAGTGATTCTCGGCCTGCGTCCGGAGCGCATCACCGACGCGCGCGGCGCGCATGGCGACAACGCGAAGCTGCAGCCGATCGAAGTGAAGGTCGACGTGATCGAGCCGACCGGTCCGGACACGCTGGTGTTCGCGCAGGTTAACGGCAAGCGCATCGTGAGCCGCGTGCACCCGGCGTCGAATCCGCAGCCGCTGGCGAACACGACGCTGTTGTTCGATACGTCGAAGGCGGTGCTGTTCGACCCGTCGAACGAAGAGCGGATTGCCTGA
- the lolA gene encoding outer membrane lipoprotein chaperone LolA, with the protein MQLFAQKYARENAQPGRIGQLARTLVRGVGSVAIGASVLFASQAFASGTEQLKAFVAQVHSARGTFVQQEVRAPSKAQGASGTLSTQGAGKTGTSSGTFTFARPGKFIWQYEKPYAQLLQADGDKLYVYDKDLNQVTVRSLGGALGASPAAILFGSNDLDKNFTLRDAGVKAGIDWLELTPKAKDTQFQRVGIGFKDGNLEAMELHDVFGNVTLLTFSNIQKNPPLPADAFKFTVPKGADVING; encoded by the coding sequence ATGCAGCTATTCGCGCAGAAGTACGCTCGAGAGAATGCTCAACCCGGCCGAATCGGCCAGCTTGCCCGCACCTTGGTGCGTGGGGTAGGCAGCGTGGCGATCGGCGCGTCGGTGCTGTTCGCGTCGCAGGCGTTCGCCAGCGGCACCGAGCAACTGAAGGCGTTCGTCGCGCAAGTGCATTCGGCGCGCGGCACCTTCGTCCAGCAGGAAGTGCGGGCGCCGAGCAAGGCGCAAGGCGCGAGCGGCACGTTGTCGACCCAGGGGGCGGGCAAAACCGGCACGTCGAGCGGCACCTTCACGTTCGCGCGTCCCGGAAAGTTCATCTGGCAATACGAGAAACCGTATGCCCAGTTGCTGCAAGCAGACGGCGACAAGCTCTACGTCTATGACAAGGATCTGAATCAGGTGACGGTGCGCAGCCTCGGCGGCGCACTCGGCGCGAGCCCGGCCGCGATCCTGTTTGGCAGCAACGATCTCGACAAGAACTTCACGCTGCGCGACGCGGGTGTGAAAGCGGGCATCGACTGGCTCGAACTTACGCCGAAGGCGAAAGACACGCAGTTCCAGCGCGTGGGCATCGGCTTCAAGGACGGCAATCTCGAAGCGATGGAATTGCACGACGTGTTCGGCAACGTGACGCTGCTGACCTTCTCGAACATTCAGAAGAATCCGCCGCTGCCGGCCGATGCGTTCAAGTTCACGGTGCCGAAGGGCGCGGACGTGATCAACGGATAA